The genomic stretch GCAGTCACGATTTGAGAGGAGGTGGAACTGTGGCGGGGGAGGCAGCCGTAGCGGAGGGTGCCTGGACGACGGCGAGGGCGAGGGGGAGGTGGTCGATGGAGGGGTCGGGGTgagggagatggagatggagaggaGGCGAGACGACGACTTGACGGTGAGCAACAGCGGCAGAACACCGGGAGTCGGAAGCCGGCATGTCCGAGGAGAAATGAGGGTGCCGCGAATCGATTCTGAGGCAGAGGGGGATGACACCGAGAAGGCAGTGTTTCAATTTGGAACTTCTAATTGAGAAGAAAAGAGTGAGAGAAGGGCGTGACAGAGATAGaaagagggaggaggaggaggaggaggaggaggaccgAAGGTGATGGTACGACGGAGATTTTGGAGGGGGGAACCGTCAAATTTTttacggaaccgtccaaaatggaccaaatgtgacccgtttttatttgtgagggaccgaataattcaaaagataatgttttggaccaaaatcataaaatcgcaatatgttaaggaccaaaatgagcCTTTAGTCTAAAATCTTTTCTAAATATTGTTTGATACAAATATACGTTCGAAATGTTAAGAATGTTTAAGAGTGTTTCAGCAAGATTAAATGGTAGTAGCATTTTTGGTTGTAGGGTTGATGGAGGTATTGGAACGATAATGAAATTAGAATCAATTTCTCACTTTAATACCATGTTAAACTCTGTTGAATTATCTGAATTTAACAACTCCGCCATCGATGGCCTGCTGAGTGTAAGTATAAGGAATATTGCAGGTTCCAACATAATCCACAATACCCTTGCTCCTCGCAGGCACAGGAACTATCCCGGTGGCTGTGACTAACGTTGAAGTTGTTGTGGTTTCACCCGTACGAATCTGGGGGATTTCCCTCCACAAAAATGCCCGGGATCTACCAACACACGCGCACCAGTCGGAACGTAATTGAATGTACACCTTCCGCCTGAACCAGTTGGAACAGCGTGCATTAAGGCTTCTTTATGTCTTCCACGGGCTTCTTCGATTCGGCAACGATGCCACTCTCTTGGACCAATACCTGTTGGAATTACTGAACCGGAGGTGAACGTAGTTGGTGTTGCTTGTTCCACTTCAATCTTCATCTTTACCGTACTTGCTTTTTCGTAGTAGTATAAATGCCCTTTATCAGGATAATTAGTTGATCTAATGGTGATGAACCTCGGAAGCATGAAGGCCATGATAACCAACCTGCTACTAAACATACAATCAAAATAACTTGTAGTATGTATCCAATGATTAATTATGActtgaaaaaaaacaaatgattaGGAGAGAAGATTACCTTAATTGGAAAGTGGAAATGAAAAAAGCTCAATCAATCTTGTTTGTGTGATTCTTTGTGGAAATGCATCCActatatttatagatgaagtAATTATTAGTATGCTGTTTTTGATGAGGTTGGTCCAGCTGGCAAACGCAGATCAGTTTGCTTAAATTTGATTGGTGGAAAGCTGTATCCAAAGATAAGATTAATGCACACTTGTTTACTAATCATGCCCACCACCTCTATCCAAAGATAAAGATATATTGAATGCACACTTCTTCTCTAATCATGTCTACTCATTGCGTACGTGATGACGCGTGAATGCTGTTCGGCGTGTATGGGCATGTCGGATCCCTTCTGGACCGATGAATATCATGAACCCAacaaacaataattaattaagagaTCAAACTACTCTTCACAACAACTAATTATTTTCCAACCGATACAATTATGAACATTGGGAGAAAGATTTTTATGCTATTTTACATTTCCTAGGAACAAAACTTCATCATTATTGTCCTTTTTTTGACTTGTAGGCAGCCCCACCATGCGTTATGAACTTatgactaattaaaaaaaatactactagataatttcattttattacaaaaagTAGGTAGAATGATATAACTACGTACATATATATTTTCGAGATCAAGTAGGGAATATAGTTTCTTAATTGAAACATCCAtttattcaaaattcaaatcaacCATAACGATACATACTAATCACCAGATACATGTattgatacgaacctctattagtttagatattatagggatttagcatatctttttctatatctttgttttcttgttcattaagtcagtagcattataaataggatagactgttatcttttttattcattcaatcaattaatgaaatattttctctcccaaatataacgtgtgttttccaatcctaattttggattccctccgccgatcctaattggacgccggagtattctatcaatcgccgagttatctgcccgacgggagcgactcccgcgcacagaaactctgcaatcgtccgccgagcctattggccgccggaaatttatctccaccgccgagcgaaactcgccgccggtgcttgttaagggaaacgtccttaacaactggtgctttcattgagagctcagcatcctccgtctgcgttcatccatatccccaaataaatcaccaccatttctaccacaaccacgattcagtccgtcgacatgtcatacgactacgccagCTATTGCCATCGTAAATACAATTTCCCTCAACTCGTGCAGCCGTTTCACCCTTGCCATACCCGACAGCCcacttgctgggacccaccatggACCCGTCGGACCACTGCATATCAACATTCTTCATCCTACGAGCTAGATATGTACTCGCCATCACCGCCCAAGCGCCGAcctacctgttgggacccaccggcgcaacagcaggaccgcggctacccgaccgttgaccggccccgacgctcggagacgtgctgggaccgacctcgccctcgggaggaggtgagagcgcgagtccagcccgcctcccaccagccccgctactccaccgaaaagccaatgcgagacctgtacagtcagcccgcacgtgtgaccagtcaaactccggagcagccaTGCCTGCCtctaatacgggtctcccaggcggagaagtcagaacggtccaggttgggtctctgctggcactgtcccgagaaatgggtgatgagacatgtgtgtaaacaacgcattctctgttatgcggatgatggggatgagtttgaggagaacattcaagatgagaatttagccgaagagaaaactgataatactcccactatagtattcggtgatgatgttcccaatgacattaccgacgctcctcttgatgttccaaacaacgagtcccctagagagttcctcaagaacaaagggattgtcaagaacgacaatgagccaccgcaagtgctcgttggggtatctgatgagaagattggtgaaaatgaGGAGACaatgctagaagataaagaggaggatggttctattggtgaagtggagaagataatcgcctcactcaatgttgttcaagtgtcatcccaaaatgttgttggaaattgtttgggcaagaaaggagatggtgcttacaccgaattgcccgtaattgcttgtgtcaatgtggatttgaatgtcggtgatgttccaagtatgaatcatcgatcaacatcgctcgacaaagatgcaaggttgatccctccgagtaatgacatgccatgcttgggcattctgggaggcgtggacaagcttttcgatttggcaaggaatttttccgccaaagttgggtctcctttgttgattttttatggaagtgaagaagggagacgttcaactgttcggtgtgtgtttgatccaggaggagttgcctcgccgaagcttctgctttcaactctcctttttgcttcgtggttcccaccttgaggacaaggtggattttaaccgtgggggagttgatacgaacctctattagtttagatattatagggatttagcatatctttttctatatctttgttttcttgttcattaagtcagtagcattataaataggatagactgttatcttttttattcattcaatcaattaatgaaatattttctctcccaaatataacgtgtgttttccaatcctaattttggattccctccgccgatcctaattggacgccggagtattctatcaatcgccgagttatctgcccgacgggagcgactcccgcgcacagaaactctgcaatcgtccgccgagcctattggccgccggaaatttatctccaccgccgagcgaaactcgccgccggtgcttgttaagggaaacgTCCTTAACATGTATCTGGAAATTATGAGCATAACAACAACGACAAGAGAAAGCAACGTTGAAAGAAACTTACAAGCAAAGCACACAAACAGAAACAAGAGTAGAAGAAAATGCAAAGGTTATGGATGTTTTGGGGGTGTTCAAAGTGGCATGGTATCTCTAACATGAAAGTTGAAGTTGTAATAACTGACGCCAGTGTAAATACCATCAACCAGATCAGTATAAATCGGTTTGCCATCAATGGAGCTCTTGTCCTCCTGAGTGTAAGAATAAGGAATATTGCAGGTGCCTCTTGTTCCCACATAATCAACCGTAGCCTTAGTCTTCGCAGGTATAGGAACGGTCCCAGTGGCTGTAACCGACGTTGTAGTTGTTGTGGTTTCATCCCACTGCAACGCCCCGCTTATCTCATAATGCACTTGAATAGTTGCTTTTTCAATGAAGGGAATTCCAGCTTCGATGCTGGCGGACACCCCTGCTGTCAACGAAATGCTCCGGCTAAAAGTATAAGATTTCTCGTCTGTATACTCAATTGACACCGCCATGGAATCCTCCTTATCTCCGTCGTTAGTAAGCGTTTCTGAGCCTGCCAAGTAAGGGACCTCATCGAAGATCCGAGCATACTCCATCTGATACACCACGTTATAGATCTTTCTTCCCACCACGGACTCGTGCACTTGCAGTATTGCGTCTTTCGTGACCGTGGAAGCTCTTGCCCATAGACCGTCCATGATACCATAATCGTCATACAGATAGCAGCAGAAGTTGTTGTTGTATTCACTGCGGAGCGCGATTGTATTATCATCCATTATGACCGGCCAGAAATTATAGAGCTGGGTTGAAGGAGGAGATAAAGACGAAGCAACACCGGACACCAATAATTCCGGTGTTCTTACTGCCCAGAAATAATCATCATCGTATTCCCTCTGCCTTATATGGACATGTCCTTCCGGCTTCTGCTCCACCACGCAGATGGTTGTTTTGTCGTTCGGATCATCAGATTTAAACAGCAATAGAGACCCATCCAGCATGATATACTTGCCATTACTCCCTTTGAACGCTACGCTCCCCGGCATTTTAACTAATGTGTTCCAATCCACAAAAGTGAGGTAACCTTTCTCCTCATCCCCATTTTTCTGCTCATCTACATAGAGGGCCATGGTTTGGCCATCTACTGACAAACGGCCTCCGCTCTGGACGTGGCTCAAGTAGAAGACGCCGTTATCATCCACCTTGACCGGCTCGAACAAGGTGCAAGAGGAATTAGTGACGTCCTCTTCAGGCTGGTCAGATTCTGCAACGATGAATTTGTCGTTTTCTTTCCGCTGCCAGTACCTGTTGAAATAGACGAATCGTAGGTTCACATATTTGGCGTTGGTGGTAGAACGCTCCACTTCAATCTTCACCGGCGTGCTCAATACGTCCTCTTCTCCCACAACTACGGACCTACCATCGCTCTTGAAATGCACATTGCCTTTATCACTATAAGCTTTCGATTTGATGACGATGAACCTTGGAAGTGTGGCTGTTATTGCTTCACTACTTGCCATGTTTCTTCTACCTGAAAATGTAGAGAAAATGAAAGTTTATAAAGTACTAATAACGAAATGAACTAATTCATTTTAATAGCTTAAACAAAAGCAAAAGAGGATTGATTACTCTGCAGGTTTAAGAAGATTTTGTGAATTCCTAGATATGGGAGGAGGAGTCTATCTATAGATTAATTTTTGTGGATTATTATTGGCTTATTCTCCTAGTATATCGTCGTGTCGGCCTGAATAATGTTATAAAACAAAATGTGGTTTTGTCTTTGTTCGGCGTTAGTTTTTACTTACAATACTTTCCCAAATTTAATGTTAGTTATCATCTCATAAACATGCTCTTTCACGTGGTACTAGTAATTATCATCACTTACGACAAATATGTACAACTTGTCATAATTTGAGgtgttatatttatataatcaaTCACAAATATGATGAAAACGTACCTCTCGTAATTAacttgttgattttttttaattggttTATTGTTCTATATATAACGTACTGCTGGCCggaaaaaattaatactatcatTGTTTGTCtttagggcatcattaaccccgtccccatttccggccccaagtcccctccacgtcatcattcctctacagttgcggcccaggccccaactgctgtaaccctgcaggttgcggcccgggccgcaactaataaatgacactattcacaacttcaacctattttattcgtaaatgcaatacgttgaacaattcaaaccgggaaaatacattgttcagtcgaaaaaagaaaattacaaatcctagaaaaaaaatacaaatcctagagaaaaaaaattacaaatcctaaaaaaaaaatattaaatcctaaaaaataaaaattacacgtcctagaaaaaatattgaaataatttagagGATAGAAATGGAGAAATTGGTGGAAGAATATTGAAGAAATGAGTATAAatggataaaaaaataaaaaaaaaatacattttgggGGTTTGCGGCCCGTCCCGCACCGTGTAACCCTAGGCCGGGCCGGGCCGCGGGATGCtcaccaggccgggaacgcggccccgggagcggcctgggccgtgactcgcctccgtgtaacgcatgggacgggccgggactcgcgatttgcggcccggcccctagCGTTACCGATGCTCTTAGGAATTAAAATAATCGtacctatatatataaatcGCATTCCTTtggataaaaaaattacaagttGTTCTTCGTTCGGAGTTGGTTTATACTTAACACTTTCTCCTCTCCTTCATCAATTATTCTAAGTTGGGGTGTTATGATGAATTGTAGTAAAAAGTGGTTGGAAAgttgtatataaaaatagaattcaCTCAATATATAGTGTTAATTTCACGTGGTATTTTATATATAACCCaaagaatatttaattaacttATATGAATTATTAGAAGTGCCTCAATAAAACAACTAAtctactaaaaaaattaaagacaaATGAACAGATAAGATACCTTGTACGAAAAAAAATGTAGTACAATCTTTAATTTTATCGACGATTATCGAAAAAACGTTGATTTGTCTAGTGATTTTGATTCATTTTATAGGAAAAGGAATTGAATCATTCAcggaaaaaaaaagattaaaaaaaccaTGTGTTTGTATTTAGATAATGAAAACGTGTGCAAATTCGTATTCCGTATaaagaatttaaataaaattaaattaatttataaattaatttttatttaatttactctTATACTATtttacatgaaaaataaaatgaagataTATGAAAGATTTATGAAAAATTCACTCATGATTTTGAGCTTATTTGGAAATATTTATGCAATATTCATCAAAATTTGAATCTTTTTTTATGaatctatatatatttaatttaaaaatgtaatattttcCTAAATTATTTCATAAGGATTAATATGTGacatattaatttcattttaaattaattattgttcATGAACTCATTCTATTGTAAAATACCTAAAAAAATTATGTacaatttatatgaatttaacAACTACTCTTAGGTGGGTGTTTATTTTCAACAATCATGCATTAGTTAATGGGCCTTGAATTGCCTAAGTTGTTCAAAGTGAACTTAGTTTTGACCCaataaaaagaatataaaataaaatagattaatgaaaaaaaactaaaataaaataaattaattgctGATTTCTGACACAAT from Salvia splendens isolate huo1 chromosome 4, SspV2, whole genome shotgun sequence encodes the following:
- the LOC121797798 gene encoding uncharacterized protein LOC121797798 — translated: MASSEAITATLPRFIVIKSKAYSDKGNVHFKSDGRSVVVGEEDVLSTPVKIEVERSTTNAKYVNLRFVYFNRYWQRKENDKFIVAESDQPEEDVTNSSCTLFEPVKVDDNGVFYLSHVQSGGRLSVDGQTMALYVDEQKNGDEEKGYLTFVDWNTLVKMPGSVAFKGSNGKYIMLDGSLLLFKSDDPNDKTTICVVEQKPEGHVHIRQREYDDDYFWAVRTPELLVSGVASSLSPPSTQLYNFWPVIMDDNTIALRSEYNNNFCCYLYDDYGIMDGLWARASTVTKDAILQVHESVVGRKIYNVVYQMEYARIFDEVPYLAGSETLTNDGDKEDSMAVSIEYTDEKSYTFSRSISLTAGVSASIEAGIPFIEKATIQVHYEISGALQWDETTTTTTSVTATGTVPIPAKTKATVDYVGTRGTCNIPYSYTQEDKSSIDGKPIYTDLVDGIYTGVSYYNFNFHVRDTMPL